GTATTCTTAGCAGAGTGTAAAGTTTGTCACGGTCTTACTGCTGATGGTATTGATGGTAAAGCAGCTAACTTAAACAAAAGAATTGATGAAGTTGCTGTTAAACATGCTGTAATGAATGGTTCTAACAACATGTTATTAGGTATGGAAATGCCAATGCCAGATCGTAACGGTCTTTTCAATGCTAGTACTGGAAATCTAATTTCTGATGCTGAAATTGATACTGTTGCAGCTTACGTAGCTAACGGTTTCACTGGTGCTGGTGCTGATATCTTTGCTGGTACATGTGCTTCATGTCACGGTGCTGATGGTAATGGTATGGATATGGTAGCTCCAAGTTTAAAAGCGTTTGATACTAAACTTGTTACTAACGTACTTAACCACGGTAAAAAAGGTGCTATCGGTGCTATGCCTGCATTTAACAACTTAAATGCTAAACAAAAAGAAGCTGTAGCTGCATATATTAGCAGTTTAGCTAAGTAAGAAGGAGTCAGGTATGAATGAAAATAGAAGCGTATTTGCTCTTGATGGTATTACAGGTATGTTAGTAGCTACTGTACTTTTACTTTCTATCCTTGCTGGTTTAACAGTATGGGGTTTAGGTGTACAAAATGCTAACATGACAAAGTTCTATGAAATTAAAGACGCAGAACAAATTCAGATGATCAGTACTGAGAGTGCTAAGCATCGTGTTGTTGTAAACTAAGGAGTATATGATGGATAAATTAATTACAATTGCTTTAGTAATTTCGGCTATCGTTACTGCTTGGGCAGTTCTAACGCCTAATCACTTATATGTAGGTTAGGTTTTTCTTGAACGTTTTACAAAGAGGGCTTTATGCCCTCATCCTCACATTATATTTTCAAAACACATTAGTTGCTGAGTATTTATATAAAGATGAAGTTATCTTCAATCCTAAGTTTAACGAATCGGTTGAAGAATTAGGTTCAGAATTATATGAAAAAACTGGTATATCATTAAGACTTTTAATGTTAAAAGAGTTACCTGAAGGTATGAAAATAGCAGAGTATGAAAAAGAGGTTATGAAAAATTTCTCTACTCCGACAATACTTTTAACATTTTCAGAGATGGATGCAAAAGTGGATATATTAGCTTATCCTACATCTTTATACGAATACTTTGATAAAAAACAGATACTTAGTCCGATATCATCACCTATACAGGCTTTTGTAATCGCCTTATTAAGTATGGATTTTTCTGACATGAGCAGTGGGGGGACTATTCTTCCTCTTTTAGCAGAAAAATCTAAAAAAGGTGAAGTTTTAGGAAAGTATAGCGGTGCAATGTTTAATGGTTATGCAGATATAGCTGAACAAGTGGCAGATTCAAAAGGAATTGAACTTGAACATGCTATTGGAAGCGCAAACCAGATCGCTATATTAGTAATTAAGACACTATTCTATGGTATTATCCTTATTGTAATTTTTATATATATAAAAAGAAAAATATATTCAAAATGGCAGGATAAAAATGAGTAAATTATTTGCTAGCGGTAGAATATGGCCTTATGCTATAGGTATATCTATTGTCTTTATTTTTGGTGCTTGTGTAGCTACGATTGTTGTAGCTTCAAAATTGCCTGTATCAAAAGCTGATACTTATATGATGGACTATCATCAAGCTGACGCTAATGCTAATGAACTTATTAATGCTCAAATAGCATTTGATAAAAAATATAAGATAGAATATGTAACTGATGGTTTAAGTCAAGAAAATACTATTATTAAGTATAAAGTAACTGATCTTGATGGAAATGCAGTTGAAAATGCTGAGTTAAAAGTTGTTGTAACTAGACCGAATGTGCATGACTACAATCAAGAGTTATCAAGCTACAAGTTTGAAAATGGAGTTTATACATTTAATCCTATTAAGCTGGAACTACCTGGAAGATGGGATGTGATGGCTAAAATAAATGTAGGAAAGCTTCAAAGATACTTTAACGTTAAAGCAGATACAAGAAAAAAAGAATATAAAATTTATTAAATAAAAAAAGGTAAAACATGAACAACTCTACAATTGTTTTACCTACTTCAAGATCAATTAGAGAACATCGTCTAAAAATTGACAATCAAACGCTTTTCCTTCCATCTTTTATTACTATGGGTGAGTTTATTTCTAAACTGACTATAGTTAAAGGGTTTAAACCTGTTGATGATGACACACGAGTAATACTGCTTCTAAAAGCAGCAGAGTTTAAATCTTTTGAAAACCTGCAGATAGATAGAAACTTTTTTACGTTTACAAAAAACAGCAGCTATATATTTAAATTTTTTGAAGAGTTAAGTGCGGAAAAATTTGAAATAGATAAATTAGCGTCTAGTGATGTGTATGCAGAGTTTGAAGAGCATATAGAGATTTTAACACAGCTATATAAACGCTATGAAAAGCTATGTTTGGAAGAAAAAATACTTGATAA
This region of Sulfurimonas sp. genomic DNA includes:
- a CDS encoding FixH family protein; amino-acid sequence: MSKLFASGRIWPYAIGISIVFIFGACVATIVVASKLPVSKADTYMMDYHQADANANELINAQIAFDKKYKIEYVTDGLSQENTIIKYKVTDLDGNAVENAELKVVVTRPNVHDYNQELSSYKFENGVYTFNPIKLELPGRWDVMAKINVGKLQRYFNVKADTRKKEYKIY
- a CDS encoding DUF4006 family protein; the encoded protein is MNENRSVFALDGITGMLVATVLLLSILAGLTVWGLGVQNANMTKFYEIKDAEQIQMISTESAKHRVVVN
- a CDS encoding 3-dehydroquinate dehydratase — encoded protein: MNVLQRGLYALILTLYFQNTLVAEYLYKDEVIFNPKFNESVEELGSELYEKTGISLRLLMLKELPEGMKIAEYEKEVMKNFSTPTILLTFSEMDAKVDILAYPTSLYEYFDKKQILSPISSPIQAFVIALLSMDFSDMSSGGTILPLLAEKSKKGEVLGKYSGAMFNGYADIAEQVADSKGIELEHAIGSANQIAILVIKTLFYGIILIVIFIYIKRKIYSKWQDKNE
- a CDS encoding c-type cytochrome; translation: VFLAECKVCHGLTADGIDGKAANLNKRIDEVAVKHAVMNGSNNMLLGMEMPMPDRNGLFNASTGNLISDAEIDTVAAYVANGFTGAGADIFAGTCASCHGADGNGMDMVAPSLKAFDTKLVTNVLNHGKKGAIGAMPAFNNLNAKQKEAVAAYISSLAK